Part of the Streptomyces sp. NBC_01426 genome is shown below.
CCCCAGCCAAGACAGGGCCACCGCCTAACCCTGCGATGGCCGCCAGGCAAAGACGGCCACCGCAGCATCAAGAGGCACGATCGACACGTGGACGGCCTCACCATGAACCAGCCTCGCCAACTGTCCGCCACCTAACGGTCGGGGTCTCAGACGTTGCGACTTTGACGCCTAGTTGGCCTTCCGCGCACGCTCTGAGGCTGGTCGACCCGGTGCTTTGATTCGCGGGTGGCCAGACCTTTGACGGCTTTCTGGCCAGTCTGGTACTTACCCGGCCGTACGCGAAGGGGGGACGGACCGCTCCGGAGAGTCGGCCGCCCCCTTCTCGTCCGCACGGTGCTGGGCGGGCTGCTGCTCGGGGTGTTCTCGGACCTGGTGCTCATCCCCGTACTGGCCGTGATCCTGCTCGTCTCCGCGGTCAAGCTCGCCCGCCACGACTGACTCGCGCTAAGCCGCAGTGTGGGACGAAGTCGCCGCACGACGGCGGGCGAACCTCAGGGTGCTGAGCGGCCGGGTCGTCCAGCGTCGCCGCAGCCAGTCGCCGGCTTCCCCCACCGCCACCAGGAGAGCGGCGGATGCGGCGCATCCGGTGAGCGGCGAGGGGTGTCCGAGAGCCGTGCCCGCCAGCCAGAGGATGCCGGTCAGGGCTGCCCACCAGGCGATGACCGACCAGAGCGGAGTGCGCAGGCGGAGTTGCCGTGTCATGGAGTGCCGTTCTGGGGCGTTGCGAGGCGGGCCAGGCCGAGTGCGAGACTTCCGGCGACCGCGACGATTCCGGCGGCGGCGGTGAGGGCGAGGGTCAGTTCCGGGGCGGCCCCGGCCAGGCGGGGGATCGCGTTCAGGGGTGCCACGGCGTAGAGGGCGAGGATGGCCCAACCGTGGACGCGCACGGGCGTGAGCCTGGCGCGCAGGCGGGCCGGTGCCCGGCCGGCGGCCATGGCCGCTCCGGCGGGCAGCAGGGTGAGGGAGAAGACGGCCAGGCCGATCCACTGCCAGATCATCGTCGTGGGTTCCTGTCGGTGTCGGGACGGGGAGGGAGGCGAGCGTTACCGGCGGCCGGCTGCGGCCATGACGAGCCCGGTGACGAGCAAGGACAGCCCGATGATGAGCACGGGGACGCCGGGTCCGGGCAGGAAGTACATCGCCACCCCGGCCGCGGTGAACGGTGCGCCGGTGGCGGCCAGCACCTTCCCGATCTGTCGCTCCGACATCGGCTGCTCCTTGTCCAGTGGTGGGGGCTGCGACGCTGCCGAGGGGGGAATGCCGGTGACGAAGGCAACGAGTGCCCCGGCGAGCAGGGCCCAGGCCGCCGTCGCCCACACGTAGTGGTCCCCGCCTGTAAGGACCGTGGCCGCAGCGGCTGTCGCACCGGACGCCATGGCCAGGGGGCTGGTAGCGAACGCCCACTGCCGCCGGGCACTGCCCGGACGCCGGAGCTCGGTGACAGCCGTGCGGATGACCAGGGCGGCGATGACGATTACGGGCGCCAGCAGTGAGGCATCGCCGCCGGCCATCAGGTGTGCCGCCCGTCCGTACGAGCAGCGGTGCCTTCGGCAGCCGTGTCGTGCTGGTAGATGTCGGGGATTCCGTCATGGTCGGCGTCGAGGTTCTCCGCCTCGTACAGGCGCCGGTAGACGGTGTTGCGCCTGCGCAGCAGGACCGCCGCGAGGATCGCGGCGATCAGGGAGGCGACGAGGACGGCGGCCTTGACGTGCTCGCCGGTCTGGGTGCCAGGGAAGGCGAGTTCCCCGATCAACAGCGCGACGGTGAAGCCGATCCCGGCCAGCACCGACAGACCCAGGACATCGGCCCAGGCGAGGTCGGGGTTGAGCTGGGCGCGGGTGAACCGGGCGGCCAGGTAGGTGCCGGCGAAGATCCCCACCGTCTTGCCGATGACCAGGCCGATCACCACACCGAGGGGTTCGGGGCTGGTGAACACCGCGCCCAGGGCCGGGCCGGAGATGCTCACCCCCGCGGCGAACAGCGCAAAGAGAGGAACCGCGATGCCCGCGGAGAGCGGGTGGACCAGGTGCGCGACCCGCGAGGCCGGCGAGACGTCCTCACCCTTGTCCCGGGTGGTGCGCAGGATGAGGCCCATGGCGACTCCGGCGACGGTGGCGTGGACTCCGCCGTTGTACATCAGCGCCCAGATCGCCACCCCGAGGGGGACGTACCACCACCAGCCGCGCACCCGCAGCCGTTGCAGGACGTAGAAGAGAACCAGGCCCGCGACGGCTCCGGCAAGTGCCCACAGGTTCAGGTCGGAGGTGAAGAACACCGCGATGATCAGGATCGCGCCCAGGTCGTCGACCACAGCCAAGGTCAGGAGGAAGGCACGCAGCGCGGCCGGCAGATGCGTGGACAGCACAGCCAGGACGGCGAGGGCGAAGGCTATGTCGGTGGCCATCGGGACCGCCCAGCCCGCACTGCTGCCGCCGCCCGCCGCGGTGGTGGCCAGGTAGAGGGCGGCGGGTACGGCCATTCCGCACAGCGCGGCGATGACGGGCAGCGCGGCTGTGGCCGGGGTGCGCAGTTCACCGACGACCAGCTCGCGTTTCAGCTCGATCCCGGCGACGAGGAAGAACACGGCCAGCAGCCCGTCCGCCGTCCAGTGCCCCACGGACAGGTCCAGGCCGAGGGCCGGTATCCCGAAGTGGAAGTCGCGCACGGAGGCGTAGGCCGCGCTCCACGGGCTGTTGGCCCCGATCAGAGCGAGGACGGCCGCGCCGAGGAGGACCAGGCCGCCGACGGTCTCCGTCCGCAGAGCGCGGGTGATCGCCTGCCGTTCGGGCAGAGGGAGCAGTCCGAGGAAGGGGGAGCGGGTGCCGGCCATGGCAGTGGGCCTCCGGAGTTGTCAACGACGAGAGGGCACACTGCCCCCAGGACGCCGACCAGACTTCCCGGCACACCGCGCGCCACTCTTGACGCGTTCCTTACACCCTAGCCACCGCGCGGAAGGCTGTCTGCCCCGGACCGCCTCCCGTGATCAGTTGGTGTCGGGTTGTGATCAGCCCTGGTGGGAGGCGCACCACCATGCAGCAGCCGCGGCGAGCACCAGTGCAGTGGCCGCGTACAGCTCGGGGCGCTCGGTGGGCATCGTGTAGAGGGCGGCGCCCGCGATCGTGAGGATCGCGCCCATCACGAGCAGGGGCGAGGCCGGACAGCGACCGGGCCGACGGGTCACCGCGGGACTCCGAGCGGCATGGCCGGGACGAGCGGACGGTCCATAGGGGCTCCTG
Proteins encoded:
- the nhaA gene encoding Na+/H+ antiporter NhaA, with protein sequence MAGTRSPFLGLLPLPERQAITRALRTETVGGLVLLGAAVLALIGANSPWSAAYASVRDFHFGIPALGLDLSVGHWTADGLLAVFFLVAGIELKRELVVGELRTPATAALPVIAALCGMAVPAALYLATTAAGGGSSAGWAVPMATDIAFALAVLAVLSTHLPAALRAFLLTLAVVDDLGAILIIAVFFTSDLNLWALAGAVAGLVLFYVLQRLRVRGWWWYVPLGVAIWALMYNGGVHATVAGVAMGLILRTTRDKGEDVSPASRVAHLVHPLSAGIAVPLFALFAAGVSISGPALGAVFTSPEPLGVVIGLVIGKTVGIFAGTYLAARFTRAQLNPDLAWADVLGLSVLAGIGFTVALLIGELAFPGTQTGEHVKAAVLVASLIAAILAAVLLRRRNTVYRRLYEAENLDADHDGIPDIYQHDTAAEGTAARTDGRHT